The DNA region GATGTGCGTCGTACCGATGACCGGGTCGCCACCGATGCCGACGGCCGACGAGAAGCCGATGTCACGGAGCTCGTACATCATCTGGTACGTCAGCGTGCCGGACTTCGAGACCAGGCCGATGCGGCCCGGCTTCGTGATGTCGCCCGGGATGATGCCGGCGTTGGACTGGCCCGGCGTGATGAGGCCGGGGCAGTTCGGGCCGATGATGCGGGTCTTGTTGCCCTTCGCCTTCGCGTACGCCCAGAAGGCGGCGGAGTCGTGGACGGCGATGCCCTCGGTGATGACGACCGCGAGGGGGATCTCGGCGTCGATGGCCTCGACGACGGCGGCCTTGGAGAAGGCCGGGGGCACGAAGAGGACGGACACGTTGGCGCCCGTCTTCTCGATCGCCTCGGCGACCGTGCCGAAGACCGGGATCTCGGTGCCGTCGACGTCGACCGACGTGCCGGCCTTGCGCGGGTTCACACCGCCGACGATGTTCGTGCCGTCGGCCAGCATGAGCTTGGTGTGCTTCATGCCCGTGGAGCCGGTCATGCCCTGGACGATGACCTTGCTGTCCTTGTTGAGGAAGATAGCCATGGCTGTGGTTTTCCCTCGTCCCTTACTTGGCCGCGGCCAGCTCGGCGGCCTTGTCGGCCGCGCCGTCCATGGTGTCCACGCGCTGCACCAGCGGGTGGTTGGCGTCGGACAGGATCTTGCGACCCAGCTCCGCGTTGTTGCCGTCCAGACGGACGACCAGCGGCTTGGTGACTTCCTCGCCCTTGTCGGCGAGCAGCTGCAGCGCCTGGACGATGCCGTTGGCGACCTCGTCACAGGCGGTGATGCCACCGAAGACGTTGACGAAGACGGACTTGACGTCCGGGTCGCCGAGGATGATCTCCAGGCCGTTCGCCATGACCGCGGCGGAGGCGCCGCCGCCGATGTCGAGGAAGTTGGCCGGCTTCACGCCACCGTGGTTCTCACCGGCGTACGCGACGACGTCGAGGGTGCTCATGACGAGACCCGCGCCGTTGCCGATGATGCCGACCTCGCCGTCGAGCTTGACGTAGTTGAGGTTCTTCTCCTTGGCGGCGGCCTCGAGCGGGTTGGCCGCGTCCTTGTCCTCGAGCGCCTCGTGCTCCGGCTGGCGGAAGTCGGCGTTCTCGTCGAGCGAGACCTTGCCGTCCAGCGCCAGGATGCGGCCGTCCTTGGTCTTCACCAGCGGGTTGACCTCGACGAGGAGCGCGTCCTCGGCGACGAAGGTCTCCCACAGGGTCACCATGGCCTCGGCGACACCCTCGGCCACCTCGGCCGGGAACTTCGCCTGGGCGACGATCTCGCGCGCCTTCTCGATGTTCACGCCCTCGACGGCGTTGACCGGGACCTTCGCGAGGGCCTCGGGGGTCTTCTCCGCGACCTCCTCGATGTCCATGCCGCCCTGCACCGAGGCCATGGCCAGGAAGGTGCGGTTGGTGCGGTCGAGGAGGTACGAGACGTAGTACTCCGCCTCGATCTCCGGGGACAGCTCGGCGATCATCACCTTGTGGACCGTGTGGCCCTTGATGTCCATGCCGAGGATGTCGGTCGCACGGGCGACCGCCTCGTCGGGGTCGGCGGCGAGCTTGACGCCGCCGGCCTTCCCTCGGCCACCGACCTTCACCTGGGCCTTGACGACGGACTTGCCGCCAAGCCGCTCGGTCGCCTCGCGGGCTGCCTCAGGCGTGTCGATCACTTCACCGGCCAGCACCGGTACACCGTGCTTGGCGAAGAGGTCCCTCGCCTGGTACTCGAACAGGTCCACGCGCGTCCGTCCCTATCAGGTATCTCGCGGTTCGTTGTCTGCGTGGGCGTGCCGCGAAGGGCAACGTGACTGCGCGGTCACAAGGAAGGCGTGGGCACGGTGGCCGGCACGCGGCATGTCCGTCTCGCAGGTTATCCCCGCTCGTGGTGGGGTCGTAAATCGCAGATCACACCTGGGCGGTGATTACGGTCACAGATTGCCAGTTTAAAGGGCCTCACCAGGCTGGGGTTTGCCTGGTGAGGCCCCTCGAACAGCCCCTAACAGTGACCTAAGGGGCGTAGGGCGGCCGGTCCCCACCCCAATGAGGACCGCCCGGCCCTGACCGCAGGGTTTCGGTCGCACGGACCGACGGATTTCGGCCGTACGTGGCCGTCGCCCTGCGGGGTCGGATGGGTGCCGTACGGCCGGCCGCCGGGCACGGCCGTACGACGGGGGCGTCGGTCAGACGCCGTAGGGGGAGCCGTACTGCCCGTACGGGGCGGTCGGCGTGTGGCTCGGGGTGACCCCGTTGGCGGTCGGCAGATAGCCCGGGGTGACGGACTCGGCGACGTCCTCGACTCCGCCGACTGCGTTTTCGGCCAGCGGGCCGGCGGCCGACTCGACGGTTCCGGTCACGTTCCGCGCGAAGGGCCCGACCTGTCCGGTCACGTCGGCCGCGAACGGGGCGACCTCACCGACGACACCGTCCGCGAAGGGGCGTACGTCGCCCGTGACGCCGTACGCCAGCGTCGTGGCGCTGCCGCCGACCCCGTCCACGACGGGCCGGACGTACTGGACGACCGTGTCCACGACCGGCCGCACCGCGCCGACGGCGCCCTCGGCGAACGGCGGCACCTGGCCGACGGCTCCCTGCGCGAACGGATCGACCTCGCCGACCACGCCGTACGCGAGCGGCGGGACCTCGCCGACGACGCCGCCCGCGAAGGGGCTCACGTCGCCGACGACACCGTCGGCGAGCACGGTCGCGTCACCGACCGCCTGCCCGGCGACGGGCACCACACCGTCCACCGCCGTGGCGGCGACGGGCGGGAGGACGGAGCCGACGGTCTCGTCGGCGACCTGGGTGACCACGGCGGTGGCGTACGGGGGGACGTCCGCGACCACGCCGGTGGCGTACGGGGCGACCTCGCCGACGACGCCGGTCGCGTACGGGCCGACGTTCCCGACCACGCCCGTCGCGTACGGGGTGACGTCGCCGGTGACTCCGTCGGTGTACGTGCGCACGTCGGCCACGACCTCGTGTGCGAGGCCGGTGGCGTTGCCCACGGCCTGACCGGCGACCGGGACCACGCCGTTCGCGGCGCCGGTGGCGACCCGGGCGACTCCGGTCACGGCCTGGTCCGCGACGGGGGTGACACCGGCGACGGCCCGGCCGGCGATCGGGGTGACGCCGTGCACGGCGGTGGCGGCGACAGGCGGCAGCGCGGCGGCGGCCGTCTCGTCGACGACCGGGGTGACGGTCCCCTGGATGCCGCGGACGGTGGAGGGGAGGCCGGTGACGGTGGCGGCCGCGTCGGCCTTCACGGAGGTGACGGTGGCCTGGGCACCGCCGCCCAGCGTGGCGACCGTGCCGTGGACTTCGGTGGTGGTGCCGTGCACCTGGCTCCTGGCCCCGGTGACCGTGTTCTGGAGGTGGGCGGGGGTGGCGTCGAGGGTGGCCTGGAGATGGCCGGGCGCGTTGTTCACGGTGCGGCGGGAGTCGGGGACGGTCCGGCCTGCGGTGGCGACGGTCTGCCTGACCTCGGCGCGGGCACCTGAGGGGACGGCGGTGGCGGTGCGCCGGGTGGCCCCGAGCTTCGTCTGCGTGGCGGCGAGGGCCTGCTCCAGCTCCGGCGCGAACGCAGAGAGGGGGCCGAAGAGGTAGTCGACCTCGCCCTGGGGACGGGGGCCGGGGGCGTCGGACAGCGCGTCGGTGGCCACGGCGGTCGCGACGGCGGCGGACTCGGCGGTCGCGGCCCCGGCCCTGGCTTGGGTCTGCTGGGCCGGCAACTCGGCATCGACGTACCGGCGGGCCTGGTCGGCCGCCTTCGTCTTCGTGTCGACGGCTGGGGCCGACTTCGCCCTGTCGATGGTGTCGGTGCTCGTGCCGGTGACGGCGGTGACGGTGTCCTGCGCCTTGGCGGTCGTGCCGCCGGTGACGTCGGTGAGGGTGTCCGTCGTCGTGCCGGTGGTCGTGGAGACGTCGCTCCGGACGTCACCGACCACCCCGTCGACCGTGTCGGTGACCGTGCCGACGACGCCGTCCACGTCGTCCACCGAGAGGGACGCGTCGGGTACGGAGGCGGACGTGGCGGGCAGTTCGTCCGCGCTGGCGACGGCTGAGCCGAGTGCCCAGGCGCCGGTGACGCCGGCAGCTATGACGATGGAACGGCGAATGTTCTTGTGCATGCGTGCGTCAGTCCTTCGGAAGACCGAGAGTTCGGGACGTGAGGGGGAGGGACCGGGCGTCCGGAGGGGCCGATGCGCCGCGTCGGTGCGAGGAGTCGAGCACCGACGGCCGTGGCAGCGGCCCGCGTCCGGGGGGTGTCCGGCCGATCGCGTCCGGAGGCATCGGAGGGATGTCGGATGTCCGGACGGGCGCGGGCAGACCTGTGCCGCCCCCGCGCGGCAGGTCTCAGCGGGGGAAGGCCGGTCCTAGCCGGGGAACGCCGGAATGTCCCGGTGCCTGTCCCGGGTCCCGACCGCGGTGACGTCCGCGGCGGCGCCGGGCACCAGCGTCGGCCGGGCCCTCTCGTTCAGCGCGACGGCCTGCGCGTCGCCGTGCCGCGGCGACCCGTTGTCGACCGCGGAGTGACGCCCCAGCACACCCGTGGGGTCGCCGTCGGGAACCTGGTGCACGGGTGCCTGCACGGCCCGCGTGCCCTGGGTGCCCGTCTGGTGGCGCACCTCGTCACCGGCCGCCGCGAGGCCACCGGCGAACTGCGGCCCGTACGCCACCGCCGCGCTGTCGTCGCGCGACTGCTTCTCGGCCGCCCGGTGGTCGTCCGTCGCCCCGCCGGGCTGCTGCGGCGCCGTACCGGCCGGCAGGGTCTGACCGGGAACCGCGGGCAGCGGCAGCCCCGGGAACTCCGGCAGCCCGGGAAGGCCCGGCAGCGTGGGCAGTTGAGGCAGCGACGGCCACCACTGCGGCGGGGCCGGGCGCTCGCCGATCCCGCCGGACACCCCGCCGGTGATCTGATCCACCAGATCTCCGATGGGCCGTACGACGTCCTCGGCGACCGGCGGTACTACCCGCTCGGTGACCGGGCGCACCACCTGCTCGGTGACCGGCCGCACGACGCGCTCGGTCACCGGCCGCACGACAGGCTCGGCGGCCGGCCCTACGACTCGCTGGACTTCGTCGGTCACGGGCGTGATCGCCTTGGGGAGTCCGGGTTGTTCAGAGCCAGAGCCAGAGGCGGAGTCAGCGGCAGCGCCTGAGTTGGAGCCTGGGGCAGTGGCGGAAGCGGACGGGGTGGTCGTCGATGGGGAGGTGGCCGACGCTGCGGTCACGGACCTGGAGTTCGAGCCCGGGGCCCGCTCTCCGATCCGCTGCTGCTCCGAACCCTTCGCCATCTGCTCGGCCGAACTCGTCACCGACCGCACGGCCGCTGTGGGCGTCGAGGCCGGCGCGACACCGTCCACCGCGCGCGCCTGCTCCCCGCAGAGGAGCCCCAGCACGAACAACCCGCCCACCAGCAAGGCCACTTGCAGCGCACGCCGCCCCGCCGCCGTGCGCGTCATGCGCAGAGCGACATCGGGCAGTACTGCTGACAGGGCCAAGGCGGGGAGAGCCTCCCGTGCGGAGGGACAAGGCGGTGCGAGATCGGGTGGGGCGGGGTGGAGCGCATCGGGGCGCGGCGACGAGGCTGCGCGCCCCCTGAAGTCCCGCCGATCCTTGCACGGGACTCCCGAGGTTGCGCAAGTCCCCTGTTACCGATGGATACTCATGTCCGCTATTTCCGTCGTCTTTCGGCTCCACGGCCTCGGCCGCTTCCGCCGCCGCTACTGCCCCGGGCTCCCGGTGTCCGGTATCGGCAGCGGGCGCTTCTCGATCGCCGCCGCCATCACCTCCGGGAAGAGGTCGGGCGTACAGGCGAACGCCGGTGCGCCCAGCGCCGCGAGCGCCGCCGCGTGCTCACGGTCGTATGCGGGAGCCCCCTCGTCGGACAGCGCGAGCAGCGTCACGAACTGCACCCCCGCCGCCTTCATCGCCGCGACCCGCTTCAGCATCTCGTTCCGGATGCCGCCCTCGTAGAGGTCGCTGATGAGGACGACCACGGTGTCGGCGGGGCGTGTGATCTGCGACTGGCAGTACGCCAGTGCCCTGTTGATGTCCGTGCCGCCGCCGAGCTGTGTGCCGAAGAGCACGTCGACCGGGTCGTCGAGCTGGTCGGTGAGGTCGACGACGGCCGTGTCGAAGACCACGAGCCGGGTGTTGATGGACCGCATGGAGGCGAGGACCGCGCCGAACACCGACGCGTACACGACCGACGCCGCCATCGAACCCGACTGGTCGATGCAGAGGATGACCTCCTTCTTCACCGACTGCGACGCGCGCCCGTACCCGATGAGCCGCTCGGGCACGATCGTGCGGTACTCGGGCAGGTAGTGCTTGAGGTTGGCCGAGATCGTGCGGTTCCAGTCGATGTCGTGATGGCGGGGCCTGTTGATACGGGCGCTGCGGTCGAGGGCACCGGTGAGCGTGGCCCTGGTCCGCGTCGCGAGCCGCTTCTCCAGGTCCTCGACCACCTTGCGTACGACCGCCCGTGCCGTCTCCTTGGTCGTCTCGGGCATGGCCTTGTTGAGCGAAAGGAGCGTGCCGACCAGGTGGACGTCCGCCTCCACCGCCTCCAGCATCTCCGGCTCCAGGAGCAGGGTGGACAGGCCGAGCCGGTCGATGGCGTCCCGCTGCATGACCTGGACGACCGAGGACGGGAAGTACGTCCGGATGTCCCCCAGCCACCGGGCGACGGACGGCGCGGACGCCCCGAGCCCCGCCGAACGCTCCCGCCCCGCCCGCGCCTTGCCCCCCTTGCAGTTCCCGTACAGCGCCCCGAGCGCCCCGTCCATCGCGGCGTCCTGCCCGGTGAGCGAGCACCCGGTGCCGTCCGCGTCCTCCCCGCCGAGCACGAGCCGCCAGCGGCGGAGCCGTTCGTCGCCGGCGCCGGCCGGATCGGGCGCGCCGCCCGGCTCGGGAGTCCCGGCTTGGTCTGTCGCTCCCGTGTTCACCGCTCCCGCGCTCATCGGCCCACCCCCACAAGGTCGTTGTCGTCGGCACCGTTGTCGTTGGTACCGGTGCTGGTGCCATCGGTGCTGCTGTCGTCGGCATCGGTGGCGTCCGCGGATTCGTCCGGCCCCAGCAGCAGGCGCAGCACCGGCAGCACCGCGTCGGCGCGTGCGGCGTCGAGGTCGGCGGCGAAGCCGGGTATGCCCGAGGCGGTGGCCGTGGCGCTGCCGCGGGTTCCCGGTCCGCGCCGGACCAGTTCGCCGAGGGTGCGGCGCACTCCGGGCTCGTACGCCGAGAAGGTGCGCCTCAGCAAGGGCAGCACGTCGGTGAACGCGTCCCCCGGCACCCCGGTCAGCCAGGCGTCGACCAGCCCGAGCAGCCGCTCGTCGTGCACGAGCAGCATCCCGCCCCCGGAGCCCCCGCCGACGAAGCCCTCGATCCACGCCGCCGCGTCCGCCGGCTCCGTTCCCGGCGACAGCACGAGCCCCATGAGCCGCGCCGCCTCCTCCTGCCCCAACTCCCCGTCGTCCAGCAGCAACCGCACGGCCCGCCCCCGGACGACCCCGGGAACCGTGTCCCGCCCGGAGAGCGTGCGCAGAACGCCGTGCCAACGGCCACGTATGCCGCCACGGGGCCCGGGCCGAGGTCCGGCCGAGCCGTCCTCGTCCCCCTCTCCCTCCCCCAGCAACCCCACCGCCCCGTGCACCGCGTCCACATGACCGCGCATCTCCTCCGCGGCCTCCGCGTCGAGTGCGGCGCAGGCCGGGGGCAGCCCCACGAAGACGCGCTCGGCGAGGCCCGCGGCGACCTCGGCCAGGGCTTGCGTACCCGTGCCGCGTACGTCGCCGTAGCGGAGGGAGCGGACCAGGGCGGGCAGTGCCTGGGCGAGGTGGCCGACGTCGGCGTCCAGGGCGGCGCGGTCGGCGAGGATCCGCATCACCACCGGGAGCGCGTCCGGGAGTTCGGCGAGGAGGCAGCGCTCGGCGAGGCCCGTGACGTCGGCGAGGGACCGGGCGCCGATGGCGTCCGCCTCGGCCTTCGCGGTCGCGGCGGCGAGCACGGTCGTGCCCCACACGCCGGCCTCGGCGACCCGCACCGCCAGCTCCGGCTCCCAGCGCAGCCGCCAGGTCTCCCGGAACGTACCGGTGCTGCCGCGCGAAGCGGCCGGCTCGCCCCACTCGATGCCGAGGAGCCGCAGCCGGTGCAGCAGCCTGCTGCGCCCGGCGTCGTTCTCCTTGCGCAGGTCGAGCTCCAACTCCCGCTCCTGCGCCTCCGGTTTGAGTCGCAGCCGCCGCTGGAGCCGGTCGAGGTCGCGCTGCAACGGCACGGCGGGCGCCGCCGCGGGCACCTCGCCCAGGACGTCACCGACGACGAGCCGGTCGTGCACGAGCGCCAGCGGCACGTCCGAGCCCTCGCACATCACGGCCCGTACGGCGTCGGTGGTCTCGGTCAGGCCCGGCAGGGGGCGGCCCCGCATCGCGGCGAGCGTGTCGGCGAGCCGCACCGCCTCGATGACGTGCGCGGACGAGACGAGCCGGTCCTCGTCACGCAGGAGCCGGGCCACCTTCGTCATCCAGCGCTCGATCGGGCGGTCGGCGGCGCCGAACAAGTGCCCGTACCAGCCCGGTGAGTCGATCCCCGCGCCATAGCCGCTCACCCGCGACAGGCGCCGGTGGGTCCAGGGCACCCATGTCATGTCCGCCTTGGCCTTGGGCAGCCCCTTCAGCAGCGCCCGGTCTGCGGCGACGGTCGTGCGCTGCCGCAGCGCGGGCACGTGCCAGGCACCGCACACGACGGCCACGTCGTCCCCGAACTCCCGCTGAGCCGCCCGCACCTGGAGCCGCATGTACGCCTCCCGCACGAGGTCCCGCTCGTGTCCCCCGGATCCGAACGCCTCCCGCAGCGCCCCCATCGCCTCGCCGAGCACCTCGAACGGCGCGAACGCGTCCCCGTCGCGCGCCCCCCGGTGCTCGATCACGTCCTCCCACCACCGCTCGGCGTCGTCGTAGCCGGCGGTCTCGGCGAGGACGGCGAGCGGGTCGATCCGCACGGCCTCTCCGGGCTCGGACGGAAGTCCCCCCGGCTCCCCCGCCCCCTGCGGCTCCCCCTTCTCCGGTGCCTCCTGCTCCTGTTCCTCCCTCTCCTCCCGTCCCCATGCCAGCGTGTGCGTGGCCGGGAGGTCGATGAAGCGGGCCGGCACCCCGTGCTCCAGGGCCCAGCGGATGGCCACCCACTCCGGTGAGAACTCGGCGAGCGGCCAGAACGCCGACCGCCCCGGCTCGTCCACGACATGCGCGAGAAGGGCGACGGGCGGCCTCATGTCCTCGTCGGCGGCCAGCGCGATCAACGCGTCGGCCTCCGGCGGCCCTTCGATGAGTACGGTGCGCGGGCCCGCCGCTTCGAGCGCGGCCCGTACGGCCCGGGCCGAGCCGGGCCCGTGGTGGCGCACCCCGAGCAGCAGGGGCCCGGTCCCCCCGTCGCGGTCGCTCACGCGCTCACCTCCCGGCAGGCGCGGTAGAAGTCCTTCCAGCCGTCGCGCTCACGGACGACCGCTTCCAGGTACTCCTGCCAGATGACGCGGTCGGCCGCCGGGTCGCGGACGACGGCACCGAGGATGCCCGCGGCGACGTCGCTCGCGCGCAGGACGCCGTCCCCGAAGTGGGCGGCCAGGGCGAGCCCGTTGGTGACGACGGAGATCGCCTCCGCGGTGGACAGCGTGCCGCTGGGCGACTTCAGCTTCGTCCGCCCGTCGGCGGTGATGCCGTCGCGCAGCTCGCGGAAGACCGTGACGACGCGGCGGATCTCGTCGACACCGTCGGGCACCGCGGGCAGGTCGAGGGAGCGGCCGATCTGGTCGACGCGGCGCGAGACGATGTCGACCTCGGCGTCGGCGCTCTCCGGCAGCGGCAGGACCACCGTGTTGAAGCGGCGGCGCAGGGCGCTCGACAGGTCGTTCACCCCGCGGTCGCGGTCGTTGGCCGTGGCGATCAGGTTGAAGCCCCGGACCGCCTGCACCTCCGAGCCCAACTCCGGTATCGGCAGGGTCTTTTCCGACAGGATCGTGATGAGCGAGTCCTGTACGTCGGCGGGGATGCGGGTCAGCTCCTCGACCCGGGCCGTCATCCCCTCCGCCATCGCCCGCATGACCGGGCTGGGCACCAGCGCGTTCCGGCTCGGACCGTTCGCGAGCAGTTGCGCGTAGTTCCAGCCGTAGCGGATCGCCTCCTCCGGTGTGCCGGCCGTGCCCTGCACGAGGAGGGTGGAGTCGCCGCTGACGGCCGCGGCCAGGTGCTCGGAGACCCATGTCTTTGCCGTGCCGGGCACTCCGAGCAGGAGCAGGGCCCGGTCGGTGGCGAGCGTGGTGACGGCGACCTCGACGATGCGGCGCGGGCCGACGTACTTCGGCGTGATCACCGTGCCGTCCGGGAGGGTGCCGCCGAGCAGGTAGGTCGCGACGGCCCACGGCGACATCCGCCAGCGGACCGGGCGCGGGCGGTCGTCCTGCGCGGCCAGCGCCGCGAGCTCGGCGGCGAACGCGTCCTCGGCGTGCGGCCGCAGCGCCTCGCCCTCGCCTGCTTCTCGCGTGTGCGCGGAGTGGTGCTGGCTCGGTTCGACGGACGTCGGGTCGACGGACACGGACATGGAGGGGTCCCCCTTGCGGCTCGGCCGGTTCGGATCTGGTTCCACCGTGCCCTACGCCACTGACAATCGGCTCTGACCTGCGAGAACGCACTCGTCACGGTCGATTGTCAGTGGTGGGATCTACCTTCGATGACATGACTCAGCAGGGGGTGCGCTGGACTGCGGATCAGGTGCTGGCACTGGCGCCTGACGCCGCGTCACGCAAGGCGGGCAGCAAGCTCGGCGCGGCAGGGCCGTGGTCGGAGGCGGGCAGTACCGACGAGGGGACGGTGTGGGGACTGTGCAGGGGAAGTGGCAGCAGGCCATATCAGACGGTGATCGACATCGCGGACTCCACCGGGCCCGCGTACAAGTGCAGTTGCCCGAGCCGCAAGTTCCCGTGCAAGCACGCGCTGGGGCTGCTGCTGCTCTGGGCGGGCGAGGACGGCACGGTGCTGCGGGGCCAGGTGCCGGACTGGGCGGAGGAGTGGACAGAGGGGAGGAGGAAGCGCGCGGACGACAAACGGGCGGCGAGCGCGGCGGGGTCCCCGGCGTCGGGTGATCCGGAGGCCGCGCGGCGCAGGGCGGAGCGGCGGGCCGAGCACATCACGGCGGGCGCCGCGGAGTTGGAGCAGCGGCTGGCCGATCTGCTCCGGGGCGGCCTGGCCACGGCGGAGCAGGCGGGGTACGGGCTGTGGGAGGAGACAGCGGCCCGGATGGTCGACGCACAGGCGTCGGGACTGGCGGCGCGTGTCAGGGAGTTGGGGGCTATCCCGTCGTCGGGACCCGGCTGGCCGGTGCGGTTGCTGGAGGAGTGCGCGCTGCTCCATCTCCTCGACCAGGGCTGGCTGCGCCGCGAGCGGCTGCCGGACGGCCTGGCCGCGACGGTCCGTTCACGGATCGGGCTGACCGGCTCGGCGGACGCCCCACCGGTCCGCGACCACTGGCTGGTCCTGGCCCAGTACGACACGTCGGACAGCCGCCTCACCACCCGTCGCATCTGGCTGCACGGGGAGGAATCGGCGCGCCCGGTCCTGCTCCTGTCGTACGGGGCGGCCGGCCGCGCACCCGAACTGGCCCTGCCGGTCGGACTGGCGCTCGACGCGGAGGTGTCCGTCTATCCGGGCGCGGGACAGCTGCGGGCCGCGCTCGGCGAGCAGTTCACGCCTCCGGCGCCCACGGCGATCCGTCCGCCGGGAGTGGGCGTGGCGCAGGCG from Streptomyces sp. NBC_00258 includes:
- a CDS encoding ATP-binding protein, with protein sequence MSVSVDPTSVEPSQHHSAHTREAGEGEALRPHAEDAFAAELAALAAQDDRPRPVRWRMSPWAVATYLLGGTLPDGTVITPKYVGPRRIVEVAVTTLATDRALLLLGVPGTAKTWVSEHLAAAVSGDSTLLVQGTAGTPEEAIRYGWNYAQLLANGPSRNALVPSPVMRAMAEGMTARVEELTRIPADVQDSLITILSEKTLPIPELGSEVQAVRGFNLIATANDRDRGVNDLSSALRRRFNTVVLPLPESADAEVDIVSRRVDQIGRSLDLPAVPDGVDEIRRVVTVFRELRDGITADGRTKLKSPSGTLSTAEAISVVTNGLALAAHFGDGVLRASDVAAGILGAVVRDPAADRVIWQEYLEAVVRERDGWKDFYRACREVSA
- a CDS encoding vWA domain-containing protein, yielding MSAGAVNTGATDQAGTPEPGGAPDPAGAGDERLRRWRLVLGGEDADGTGCSLTGQDAAMDGALGALYGNCKGGKARAGRERSAGLGASAPSVARWLGDIRTYFPSSVVQVMQRDAIDRLGLSTLLLEPEMLEAVEADVHLVGTLLSLNKAMPETTKETARAVVRKVVEDLEKRLATRTRATLTGALDRSARINRPRHHDIDWNRTISANLKHYLPEYRTIVPERLIGYGRASQSVKKEVILCIDQSGSMAASVVYASVFGAVLASMRSINTRLVVFDTAVVDLTDQLDDPVDVLFGTQLGGGTDINRALAYCQSQITRPADTVVVLISDLYEGGIRNEMLKRVAAMKAAGVQFVTLLALSDEGAPAYDREHAAALAALGAPAFACTPDLFPEVMAAAIEKRPLPIPDTGSPGQ
- a CDS encoding DUF5682 family protein, with translation MSDRDGGTGPLLLGVRHHGPGSARAVRAALEAAGPRTVLIEGPPEADALIALAADEDMRPPVALLAHVVDEPGRSAFWPLAEFSPEWVAIRWALEHGVPARFIDLPATHTLAWGREEREEQEQEAPEKGEPQGAGEPGGLPSEPGEAVRIDPLAVLAETAGYDDAERWWEDVIEHRGARDGDAFAPFEVLGEAMGALREAFGSGGHERDLVREAYMRLQVRAAQREFGDDVAVVCGAWHVPALRQRTTVAADRALLKGLPKAKADMTWVPWTHRRLSRVSGYGAGIDSPGWYGHLFGAADRPIERWMTKVARLLRDEDRLVSSAHVIEAVRLADTLAAMRGRPLPGLTETTDAVRAVMCEGSDVPLALVHDRLVVGDVLGEVPAAAPAVPLQRDLDRLQRRLRLKPEAQERELELDLRKENDAGRSRLLHRLRLLGIEWGEPAASRGSTGTFRETWRLRWEPELAVRVAEAGVWGTTVLAAATAKAEADAIGARSLADVTGLAERCLLAELPDALPVVMRILADRAALDADVGHLAQALPALVRSLRYGDVRGTGTQALAEVAAGLAERVFVGLPPACAALDAEAAEEMRGHVDAVHGAVGLLGEGEGDEDGSAGPRPGPRGGIRGRWHGVLRTLSGRDTVPGVVRGRAVRLLLDDGELGQEEAARLMGLVLSPGTEPADAAAWIEGFVGGGSGGGMLLVHDERLLGLVDAWLTGVPGDAFTDVLPLLRRTFSAYEPGVRRTLGELVRRGPGTRGSATATASGIPGFAADLDAARADAVLPVLRLLLGPDESADATDADDSSTDGTSTGTNDNGADDNDLVGVGR
- a CDS encoding SWIM zinc finger family protein, giving the protein MTQQGVRWTADQVLALAPDAASRKAGSKLGAAGPWSEAGSTDEGTVWGLCRGSGSRPYQTVIDIADSTGPAYKCSCPSRKFPCKHALGLLLLWAGEDGTVLRGQVPDWAEEWTEGRRKRADDKRAASAAGSPASGDPEAARRRAERRAEHITAGAAELEQRLADLLRGGLATAEQAGYGLWEETAARMVDAQASGLAARVRELGAIPSSGPGWPVRLLEECALLHLLDQGWLRRERLPDGLAATVRSRIGLTGSADAPPVRDHWLVLAQYDTSDSRLTTRRIWLHGEESARPVLLLSYGAAGRAPELALPVGLALDAEVSVYPGAGQLRAALGEQFTPPAPTAIRPPGVGVAQAAAKYGEALRDDPWLDSYPVTLGRVIPTPDGDTWQLADADGELALPLNPAARSGSGLWRLVALSGGTPVTVFGECGHRGFTPLTAWPEGPGEAVPLC
- the sucD gene encoding succinate--CoA ligase subunit alpha, with product MAIFLNKDSKVIVQGMTGSTGMKHTKLMLADGTNIVGGVNPRKAGTSVDVDGTEIPVFGTVAEAIEKTGANVSVLFVPPAFSKAAVVEAIDAEIPLAVVITEGIAVHDSAAFWAYAKAKGNKTRIIGPNCPGLITPGQSNAGIIPGDITKPGRIGLVSKSGTLTYQMMYELRDIGFSSAVGIGGDPVIGTTHIDALAAFEADPDTDLIVMIGEIGGDAEERAADFIAKNVTKPVVGYVAGFTAPEGKTMGHAGAIVSGSSGTAAAKKEALEAAGVKVGKTPTETAKLARAILAG
- the sucC gene encoding ADP-forming succinate--CoA ligase subunit beta; the protein is MDLFEYQARDLFAKHGVPVLAGEVIDTPEAAREATERLGGKSVVKAQVKVGGRGKAGGVKLAADPDEAVARATDILGMDIKGHTVHKVMIAELSPEIEAEYYVSYLLDRTNRTFLAMASVQGGMDIEEVAEKTPEALAKVPVNAVEGVNIEKAREIVAQAKFPAEVAEGVAEAMVTLWETFVAEDALLVEVNPLVKTKDGRILALDGKVSLDENADFRQPEHEALEDKDAANPLEAAAKEKNLNYVKLDGEVGIIGNGAGLVMSTLDVVAYAGENHGGVKPANFLDIGGGASAAVMANGLEIILGDPDVKSVFVNVFGGITACDEVANGIVQALQLLADKGEEVTKPLVVRLDGNNAELGRKILSDANHPLVQRVDTMDGAADKAAELAAAK